Within the Microvirga ossetica genome, the region AGAATTCGGTGGCAGCAGGACGCGTGACCGGCGCTCCGCTCTCGACCACCCTATCGACTTCGTTGAGCTTATCGAGGCCGGCCACGTGGCCTATGTTGATAGCAACAGGCTCTGGATCTGGTTGAGTCCGCACCAGGAACAGGCCGCCAAGGCTATCTGCGGAAGGTGGCTCGCATCCTGGCTCAAGCACTTCCGGCCATTCTTCCCATCTGGGGTATGAGGCTAACGGCGATGAGCCATATTGTTCTTCTCGGCGACAGCATCTTCGACAACGGGACCTATGTCCGGCGCGGCGAGCCCGATGTAGTGGCGCAGGTCAGGGCCAGGCTGCCCCGCGACTGGCGAGCGACCCTCTGCGCGGTTGATGGGGCGGTCACCCGCGATGTGGAGCGCCAGCTGAAACACATCCCTGCGGATGCGAGCCATCTCGTCGTGAGCGCCGGCGGCAATGACGGCTTGCTCAACATGGGCGTCCTGAGACAGGGAGCTCGTTCGGTGGCCGAAGTGATGGAAAAGCTCTCTGCCGTGCGCGAGGATTTCGCTGACTCCTATCGGGTGATGGTGGATGCCGTCACGGCGCCGCGGCTGCCGGTCGCGCTCTGTACCATCTACAATGCCTGCTTCCCCGACCCGCAGGAGCAGCGCCTCGTCCTGACAGGCCTCGCAATCCTTAACGACGTCATCACCCGCGAGGCCTTCGCCCGCTGTCTCCCTCTCATCGATCTCCGGCTCATTTGCGACGAACCCGACGACTATGCCAATCCCATCGAGCCCTCAGCCAAGGGTGGCGAGAAGATCGCCGCCGTGATCGCGCAGGTGGCGGTAGGGAATACGATCTTTCCGCGGTCGCAGGTGTTTGCAGAGTGAGCGGAACTCAAGAGGTCGGATGGTCTTGTAAGCTCTACTGTTTCTGACAGGCGAGCTCCGGACGTTATTTAGGCACCCATTGGCGGCGATGCTGGATCTGGGTCACTCCACCCAGATCAACGTCGGTGCCGAGCAACATGGCGGAAAGCACTCCGACCCAGCGCGACCAACATCTCCAAAACATCGCGGAGCATGGCCGTATGGGCTGGCAGAAGCGCTCAAGGGACATTCGCCGCGCCTTGTGGAGGCCGTCATCAGCCGTCTGAAACGAGTGATCGGAAACGCCTTGCGCTCACGGACGGATCGGCGTCGTACGACTGAGATCGCCATCAATGCATTGAGCCGCATGCTTGAGCTTGGACGCCCGAAGCCCGTCCGCATTGTCTGAATTGAAGACATGGGTTGGTCGAGGTGCGTTTACCAACCGATCCGTGCAACACGGTCACTCTCAGCACTTAGGCAACGTAGCTTAGCCGCTCCCTTCAGCAGGAGCCGTTTAGAACGAAGCAGGTTCAACAAACAAGCTAGATGCTGAGATGATCCTCTCCATCAGACTTCGACAGGTTTGTAGAGCCTCTTCATAGCCCAACGTGAAAGCCTGTCCTTTCTGCCTAATGATGAGACCTTGGATCCGGTGCAGGACCGTCCAGCGGGAGGCTGTGGATCAGCTTGCCTGAGCCATCAATGATGTCGAGCCTCCATCCCTGCCATTCGCTCGAGGCGGCGGTGTCATCTTGTCTGAGTTCCGCAATCGCCTCAAAGGCATGGATGAGAGCCGTGCGAGCGTCAGGCGCTTCGATGCCATCCTCATCACGTATTACCTCTTCGCCATTGGTGAGATGGAAATAGTAGCGTGCTGGCATGAGAAACGTCCATGCTTATCATGCCAAACTCGACTGGCAGCAAAGTGTTCAAACTCCTTCAGAACATCGCGCCGGCATGCCCATGCTTCTCCACTGCTCCGGCTCCATCGCCACAAGGGCACTATCATCGTCTTCGGAAGCGACTGCCATTTTGGGGACAGGAAACGCATTAAGGTCTGTGAAATGGCCGTTTAGGACGGAGCGGCGGGAAAAGTTAGCCTGTTTGGTCGTTATGGTGAAAGTCCGTGCTGTGCTGCTGTCGTGCTGTCGCAGCGCGGATGAGGTAGATGCATCAGGCCGTGCCCCGGGGCAGGTCCGGCAGCGGATGCAGCGTGAAGTCTGGCGGGGAGACGCCACGGCTCTCCTCCAGCTCCTTCACCAATGCTAGAATGCGGCTCGTGGAATGCATGAGATTTCCCAGATGCTCCTTGATGATGAGCAGCA harbors:
- a CDS encoding SGNH/GDSL hydrolase family protein; translation: MSHIVLLGDSIFDNGTYVRRGEPDVVAQVRARLPRDWRATLCAVDGAVTRDVERQLKHIPADASHLVVSAGGNDGLLNMGVLRQGARSVAEVMEKLSAVREDFADSYRVMVDAVTAPRLPVALCTIYNACFPDPQEQRLVLTGLAILNDVITREAFARCLPLIDLRLICDEPDDYANPIEPSAKGGEKIAAVIAQVAVGNTIFPRSQVFAE
- a CDS encoding DUF6894 family protein: MPARYYFHLTNGEEVIRDEDGIEAPDARTALIHAFEAIAELRQDDTAASSEWQGWRLDIIDGSGKLIHSLPLDGPAPDPRSHH